In Streptomyces thermolilacinus SPC6, a single genomic region encodes these proteins:
- a CDS encoding DUF397 domain-containing protein yields MSDTLRWFKSSFSDSGGGECVEVAFDWHKSSYSSSSGGNCVEVALPWHKSSYSNPNGGECVEVAACSHAVHVRDSKNPDGGSFAVNPAAWAAFLADATTP; encoded by the coding sequence ATGAGCGACACCCTCCGGTGGTTCAAGTCGAGCTTCAGTGACTCCGGCGGCGGCGAGTGCGTCGAAGTGGCCTTCGACTGGCACAAGTCGTCGTACAGCAGTAGCAGCGGCGGGAACTGCGTAGAGGTTGCCCTCCCCTGGCACAAGTCCTCGTACAGCAACCCGAACGGTGGCGAGTGCGTCGAGGTCGCGGCCTGCTCGCACGCCGTGCACGTGCGTGACTCCAAGAACCCCGACGGCGGTTCCTTCGCCGTCAACCCGGCGGCCTGGGCGGCGTTCCTCGCGGACGCCACCACCCCTTGA
- a CDS encoding RBBP9/YdeN family alpha/beta hydrolase, with the protein MTPKTTRQRATIIHGYAATPQDHWFGWLAAQLDARGVPTTVPALPDSEAPDPDRWLAAVAAGVGTPDEGSVLVAHSLGCVTALRHLCSLAGPWRLGALVLVSGFVDPLPALPTLDSHVGRPLDLAGIRDHVDRLTLLRSDADPYVPPGHTDRLAGLLGTSAEVIPGAGHFLASDGVTSLPAALAAIAPPGPTGS; encoded by the coding sequence ATGACACCGAAGACAACCCGGCAGCGGGCCACGATCATCCACGGCTACGCCGCGACACCTCAGGATCACTGGTTCGGATGGCTGGCCGCGCAGCTCGACGCCCGTGGCGTGCCCACGACCGTTCCCGCCCTTCCGGACTCCGAGGCGCCTGACCCCGACCGCTGGCTGGCAGCCGTGGCAGCCGGTGTCGGTACGCCGGACGAGGGCTCGGTCCTGGTGGCGCACAGCCTCGGCTGCGTCACGGCCCTCCGCCATCTCTGCTCCCTGGCGGGTCCGTGGCGTCTTGGTGCGCTCGTGCTCGTCTCGGGCTTCGTCGATCCGCTGCCGGCCCTTCCGACGCTGGACTCTCACGTCGGCAGGCCGCTGGATCTGGCCGGGATCCGCGACCACGTCGACAGGCTCACCCTGCTCCGGTCGGACGCGGACCCGTACGTGCCACCGGGCCACACCGACCGCCTCGCCGGCCTCCTGGGGACATCGGCCGAGGTCATACCCGGAGCCGGTCACTTCCTCGCGTCCGACGGTGTGACGTCGCTCCCCGCGGCCCTCGCGGCGATCGCACCGCCAGGACCGACGGGGAGCTGA
- a CDS encoding helix-turn-helix domain-containing protein produces the protein MAGRENKEKATGTAQLIAYMTRTLRNAHGLTQEELGKLCGYSAAAISGVETCAQPASDEMLVKLESTIGRDLGFFQESRIHARIEKYPVQFREYAPLEASAVNLSIYSTLVVHGLFQTEEYARALIAGGFPILPDERVEELVKARTARQAILDRESPAVIEYVVEESVLLRQIGTREVMKGQLRFLADCAKRRNVTIYVLSLTAGDEGEHAGVYGDMTLVETAEHEHLVYLEPQNESILISNPAAVSAYAQRYARMRAQALVPRESLGLIERLAGEQP, from the coding sequence ATGGCTGGACGAGAGAACAAGGAAAAGGCCACCGGCACGGCGCAACTCATCGCGTACATGACGCGCACCCTGAGGAACGCCCACGGCCTGACGCAGGAGGAGCTGGGCAAGCTGTGCGGCTACTCCGCCGCCGCGATCAGCGGCGTGGAGACCTGCGCGCAGCCCGCGAGCGACGAGATGCTGGTGAAGCTGGAGAGCACGATCGGCAGGGACCTGGGCTTCTTCCAGGAGTCCCGCATCCACGCGCGGATCGAGAAGTACCCGGTGCAGTTCCGGGAGTACGCGCCGCTGGAGGCCTCGGCGGTGAACCTGTCGATCTACTCGACGCTCGTGGTGCATGGCCTGTTTCAGACCGAGGAGTACGCCCGGGCACTCATCGCAGGCGGGTTTCCGATCCTGCCTGACGAGCGAGTCGAAGAGCTGGTAAAGGCCAGGACTGCTCGGCAGGCGATCCTCGACCGCGAAAGCCCCGCAGTGATCGAGTACGTAGTGGAGGAGTCTGTACTGCTGCGCCAGATCGGCACCCGCGAAGTCATGAAGGGGCAGCTACGTTTCCTGGCGGACTGCGCGAAACGACGCAACGTCACGATCTATGTACTCTCTCTCACCGCAGGCGACGAAGGTGAGCACGCCGGTGTGTACGGCGACATGACGCTCGTCGAGACGGCGGAGCATGAGCACCTTGTGTACTTGGAGCCGCAGAACGAGAGCATCCTGATCAGCAACCCAGCAGCAGTCAGTGCATACGCGCAGCGGTATGCGAGGATGCGAGCACAGGCCCTTGTCCCCCGTGAATCGCTGGGCCTCATCGAGCGGTTGGCAGGAGAGCAGCCATGA
- a CDS encoding ATP-binding cassette domain-containing protein, translating to MSVESDIAAAGTTPVAAVEGATVRYKTVVALDAVRAEFRPGTTALLGPNGAGKTTLLSLLSTARRPHEGTVSLLGEPVGGRARVRRVRERVGVLPQSFGYYPRFTVSEFVEYAAWLRKVPRARRAERTREALRLVELEKYADRRMGELSGGMLRRAGIAQAVVNEPALVLLDEPTVGLDPAQRVGFRSLIKNLGERSAVVMSTHLAEDVAHVCDRVHVLLDGRVRFTGSIGELCARAPGDAAGKEVNGPTVEAGYLAVVGRGGNEAGS from the coding sequence GTGTCCGTAGAAAGTGACATCGCCGCGGCCGGCACCACGCCGGTCGCGGCGGTCGAGGGCGCCACGGTCCGCTACAAGACCGTGGTCGCCCTCGACGCCGTGCGAGCGGAGTTCCGCCCCGGCACCACCGCGCTGCTCGGCCCGAACGGCGCGGGCAAGACGACGCTGCTCTCGCTGCTGAGCACCGCCCGCCGCCCCCACGAGGGCACCGTCTCGCTGCTGGGCGAGCCGGTCGGCGGGCGGGCCCGGGTGCGCCGGGTCCGCGAGCGCGTCGGCGTGCTGCCCCAGTCGTTCGGCTACTACCCGCGCTTCACCGTCAGCGAGTTCGTCGAGTACGCGGCCTGGCTGCGCAAGGTGCCGCGCGCCCGGCGGGCCGAGCGGACCCGGGAGGCGCTGCGCCTGGTCGAGCTGGAGAAGTACGCCGACCGGCGGATGGGCGAGCTGTCGGGCGGCATGCTGCGCCGCGCGGGCATCGCCCAGGCCGTGGTCAACGAGCCCGCGCTCGTTCTGCTGGACGAGCCGACGGTCGGCCTGGACCCGGCCCAGCGGGTCGGCTTCCGCAGCCTGATCAAAAACCTCGGGGAGCGTTCCGCCGTGGTGATGAGCACCCACCTCGCGGAGGACGTCGCGCACGTCTGCGACCGCGTCCACGTCCTGCTGGACGGGCGGGTCCGCTTCACCGGCTCCATCGGCGAGCTCTGCGCGCGGGCACCGGGGGACGCGGCCGGCAAGGAGGTCAACGGCCCGACCGTGGAGGCCGGTTACCTGGCCGTGGTCGGGCGCGGCGGGAACGAGGCCGGGTCGTGA
- a CDS encoding alpha/beta fold hydrolase: MHREHLVTAAPGVTLWAEERGDADAPALLLVMGAQAPGLAWPDELVDALAAHHRVIRYDHRDTGRSTWSFDSEPYAITDLADDALAVLDALGVDRAHVVGMSLGGMLAQLLLADHPERVRTATLIGTCALSTTPYTAPDGTVTPVEDLPSIDPRILEMWANRPEDLGPEAELDWRIEHWRLLNGDEIPFDAEAARAQERRILAHTGHARVSTAHGRAEHSGMIRTEALAATDVPTLVVSATAEPVFPPPHPQHLAQAIRGARVVEIPGMGHALPEPVLEPLTKAILAHTGA, encoded by the coding sequence ATGCACCGTGAACACCTCGTCACCGCCGCGCCCGGCGTCACCCTGTGGGCGGAGGAGCGCGGCGACGCCGACGCCCCCGCGCTGCTGCTCGTCATGGGCGCCCAGGCGCCCGGCCTCGCCTGGCCCGACGAGCTGGTGGACGCGCTGGCCGCCCACCACCGGGTCATCCGGTACGACCACCGCGACACGGGCCGCTCGACCTGGTCGTTCGACTCGGAGCCGTACGCGATCACCGACCTCGCGGACGACGCCCTGGCCGTGCTGGACGCGCTCGGCGTGGACCGGGCGCACGTCGTCGGCATGTCGCTGGGCGGCATGCTCGCCCAGCTCCTCCTGGCCGACCACCCGGAGCGGGTGCGCACCGCCACGCTCATCGGCACCTGCGCGCTCAGCACCACCCCGTACACCGCGCCCGACGGGACCGTCACGCCCGTGGAGGATCTGCCGTCCATCGACCCGCGCATCCTGGAGATGTGGGCGAACCGCCCCGAGGACCTCGGTCCGGAGGCCGAGCTGGACTGGCGGATCGAGCACTGGCGGCTGCTGAACGGCGACGAGATCCCGTTCGACGCGGAGGCGGCGCGGGCGCAGGAGCGGCGCATCCTGGCCCACACCGGTCACGCGCGGGTCAGCACCGCGCACGGGCGGGCCGAGCACTCGGGGATGATCCGCACCGAGGCGCTGGCGGCGACCGACGTGCCCACGCTCGTCGTGTCGGCCACCGCCGAGCCGGTGTTCCCGCCGCCACACCCGCAGCACCTGGCGCAGGCCATCAGGGGGGCGCGGGTGGTGGAGATCCCCGGCATGGGCCACGCCCTGCCGGAACCCGTGCTGGAGCCGCTGACGAAGGCGATCCTGGCCCACACGGGGGCGTGA
- a CDS encoding ATP-dependent endonuclease produces MADMQAFRDAVTAWAAGAPGEPAHELAARLAPRVAVLVEGASDVAAVEALAESRGRDLAAEGVCVLSIGGAMSVGRYARLLGAPGLGLRLTGLCDEAERPYYLRGFTAAGADPEGFHVCVADLEDELIRALGLARVRELIDAEGDLRALQTFLRQPAQRGRAPERQFRRFLGTKKGRKIQYGRVLVRALGPGRVPAPLDDLFASL; encoded by the coding sequence ATGGCCGACATGCAGGCGTTCCGGGACGCCGTCACCGCGTGGGCGGCGGGCGCGCCCGGTGAGCCCGCGCACGAGCTGGCCGCGCGGCTGGCGCCACGGGTGGCCGTCCTGGTCGAAGGGGCGAGCGACGTCGCGGCCGTGGAAGCGCTGGCGGAGAGCCGCGGCCGGGACCTGGCCGCCGAGGGGGTCTGCGTCCTGTCGATCGGCGGCGCCATGAGCGTCGGGCGCTACGCCCGGCTGCTCGGCGCGCCCGGCCTGGGCCTGCGCCTCACGGGCCTGTGCGACGAGGCGGAACGCCCGTACTACCTCCGCGGCTTCACCGCGGCCGGCGCGGACCCGGAGGGCTTCCACGTCTGCGTGGCCGACCTGGAGGACGAGCTCATCCGCGCGCTGGGCCTGGCACGGGTGCGGGAGCTGATCGACGCCGAAGGCGACCTGCGGGCCCTCCAGACGTTCCTGCGCCAGCCCGCGCAGCGAGGCCGTGCCCCGGAGCGGCAGTTCAGGCGGTTCCTCGGCACGAAGAAGGGCCGCAAGATCCAGTACGGTCGCGTCCTGGTCCGGGCCCTCGGACCCGGCCGCGTACCCGCCCCGCTCGACGACCTGTTCGCCTCCCTCTGA
- a CDS encoding MarR family winged helix-turn-helix transcriptional regulator yields the protein MLSRTALGVFRLNGQFLAVSEELARPAGLTAAWWQVLGAVLREPLPVAGIARAMGITRQSVQRVADLLVERGLAAYAPNPAHRRAKLLAPTDEGRAAVARIEPGHADLAARLAAELGDEEFAETARVLERLSRALDAVNGQAAQVG from the coding sequence CTGCTGTCCCGGACCGCGCTCGGCGTGTTCCGGCTGAACGGCCAGTTCCTCGCCGTCTCCGAGGAGCTGGCCCGCCCGGCCGGGCTGACGGCCGCCTGGTGGCAGGTGCTGGGCGCGGTCCTGCGGGAGCCGCTGCCGGTCGCCGGGATCGCCCGTGCCATGGGCATCACGCGGCAGAGCGTCCAGCGGGTCGCGGACCTCCTCGTGGAGCGGGGCCTCGCCGCGTACGCCCCGAACCCGGCGCACCGCCGCGCCAAGCTGCTCGCCCCGACGGACGAGGGCCGCGCGGCGGTGGCCCGCATCGAGCCGGGCCACGCCGACCTGGCGGCCCGGCTCGCGGCGGAGCTGGGCGACGAGGAGTTCGCGGAGACCGCCCGCGTGCTGGAGCGGCTGTCGCGCGCCCTGGACGCGGTCAACGGCCAGGCGGCGCAGGTCGGGTAA
- a CDS encoding DJ-1/PfpI family protein — protein sequence MTSTTGTTHTTTPSKTVHLAVYDTFADWETGHATAWLARGGYEIRTVGPTTDPVTTIGGLRVTPDLALADLYADDSAMLILTGADLWDATDDLAPFAAKARAFIDAGVPVAAICGATAGLARAGLLDDRPHTSSAAPYLEATGYKGGGHYMEADAVTAEDLITAGSTEPVAFAREVLGRLGVFEGERLDAWYRLFHDSDPAAYEVLAAGEAADAGERADA from the coding sequence ATGACCAGCACCACCGGCACCACGCACACCACCACCCCCAGCAAGACCGTCCATCTGGCCGTGTACGACACGTTCGCCGACTGGGAGACGGGCCACGCGACCGCCTGGCTGGCGCGCGGCGGGTACGAGATCCGCACGGTCGGCCCGACCACCGACCCGGTCACCACCATCGGCGGGCTGCGGGTCACGCCCGATCTGGCGCTCGCCGATCTGTACGCCGACGACAGCGCGATGCTGATCCTCACCGGCGCCGACCTGTGGGACGCGACCGACGACCTGGCCCCGTTCGCCGCGAAGGCCCGCGCGTTCATCGACGCGGGCGTGCCGGTCGCGGCGATCTGCGGGGCGACCGCCGGGCTGGCCCGCGCGGGGCTGCTCGACGACCGGCCCCACACGAGCTCCGCCGCTCCCTACCTGGAGGCGACCGGCTACAAGGGCGGCGGGCACTACATGGAGGCCGACGCCGTGACGGCCGAGGACCTGATCACCGCCGGTTCGACGGAGCCGGTCGCGTTCGCCCGCGAGGTCCTGGGCCGCCTCGGCGTGTTCGAGGGCGAGCGCCTGGACGCCTGGTACCGGCTGTTCCACGACTCGGACCCGGCCGCGTACGAGGTGCTCGCCGCCGGGGAGGCGGCTGACGCCGGGGAGCGGGCGGACGCGTGA
- a CDS encoding MerR family transcriptional regulator: protein MRISQLAELTGVTARALRHYEDRMLLVPERDHNGYRVYTDSDIARVAQIKTMIAAGLGTETIRRYLDCARSGEHGVSLDMCPDLRAELDALARRLDAKEASLRETRQRLSALASAR from the coding sequence GTGCGTATCAGCCAGCTCGCCGAGCTGACCGGGGTGACGGCGCGAGCGCTGCGCCACTACGAGGACCGCATGCTCCTGGTCCCCGAGCGCGACCACAACGGCTACAGGGTCTACACCGACTCCGACATCGCGCGTGTGGCCCAGATCAAGACGATGATCGCCGCCGGCCTCGGGACCGAGACCATCCGCCGTTACCTCGATTGCGCTCGTTCGGGCGAGCACGGTGTGTCCCTCGACATGTGCCCCGACCTCCGGGCCGAGCTGGATGCCCTGGCGCGACGCCTTGATGCCAAGGAAGCCTCGCTCAGGGAGACGCGGCAGCGACTCTCGGCACTCGCCTCCGCTCGCTAG
- a CDS encoding GNAT family N-acetyltransferase yields the protein MAHPGETVHGDGDVVLRRWRAESDFDGLRRLIEGSLEHLRPWFEWVERYGDAHVRGFLERCEADWRGGVAYNWAIEAGGELTGSCSLYRAEEPGGWHIGYWLHPGATGRGIASRAAAAMVDEAFGLAEVAYVEIVHDAANGASGAVARRLGFVEVERLRVEPVAPGECGVDVVWRRVRAA from the coding sequence ATGGCGCACCCGGGCGAGACGGTTCACGGTGATGGCGACGTCGTGCTGCGGAGGTGGCGGGCGGAGAGCGACTTCGACGGGTTGCGGCGGCTGATCGAGGGGTCGTTGGAGCATCTGCGGCCGTGGTTCGAGTGGGTGGAGCGGTACGGGGACGCGCATGTGCGCGGGTTCCTGGAGAGGTGCGAGGCGGACTGGCGCGGCGGGGTCGCGTACAACTGGGCGATCGAGGCGGGCGGGGAGCTGACGGGGAGCTGCTCGCTGTACCGGGCGGAGGAGCCGGGCGGCTGGCACATCGGGTACTGGCTGCATCCGGGAGCGACCGGGCGGGGGATCGCGAGCAGGGCGGCGGCGGCGATGGTGGACGAGGCGTTCGGGCTGGCTGAGGTGGCGTACGTGGAGATCGTGCACGACGCGGCGAACGGGGCGAGCGGGGCGGTGGCGCGGCGGCTGGGGTTCGTGGAGGTGGAGCGGCTGCGGGTGGAGCCGGTGGCGCCCGGGGAGTGCGGCGTGGACGTGGTGTGGCGGCGGGTGCGCGCGGCGTAG
- a CDS encoding GntR family transcriptional regulator translates to MPASGPVTRSTLRQQIADALRDEVLAGRLQPGREFTVKQIAEQYGVSATPVREALVDLSAQGLLDSDQHKGFRVHQFSVEDYRGMVEARSLIVDGILRRRATAEAPAAGPRPSAEAPVAGPRPCVPAEALVSVRRRAEAAARAARAGDLDILIGYDLRFWRELAGLVTNHYIADFLHRLRVQAWVFAVPYLRGDRRVRDWLWSGHEDLVGAVEAGDARRVVAVLDAYQGHSLEWAAHLERLPAPRTAPEPPS, encoded by the coding sequence ATGCCCGCGAGCGGACCTGTCACCCGCAGTACTCTGCGCCAGCAGATCGCGGACGCACTGCGTGACGAGGTGCTCGCGGGGCGTCTACAGCCGGGGCGGGAGTTCACGGTCAAGCAGATCGCGGAGCAGTACGGCGTGTCCGCGACCCCCGTGCGCGAGGCGCTGGTGGACCTGTCGGCGCAGGGCCTGCTCGACTCGGACCAGCACAAGGGGTTCCGCGTCCACCAGTTCTCGGTGGAGGACTACCGGGGGATGGTGGAGGCCCGCTCCCTGATCGTGGACGGCATCCTGCGCAGGCGGGCGACGGCAGAGGCTCCGGCCGCCGGGCCCCGCCCGAGCGCCGAGGCCCCGGTCGCCGGGCCCCGCCCGTGCGTGCCCGCCGAGGCGCTCGTGTCGGTGCGGCGGCGGGCGGAGGCGGCGGCACGGGCGGCCCGCGCCGGGGACCTGGACATCCTGATCGGCTACGACCTGCGGTTCTGGCGGGAGTTGGCGGGGCTGGTCACCAACCACTACATCGCCGACTTCCTGCACCGGCTGCGCGTCCAGGCGTGGGTGTTCGCCGTGCCGTACCTGCGGGGCGACCGGCGGGTGCGGGACTGGCTGTGGAGCGGCCACGAGGACCTGGTGGGCGCCGTCGAGGCGGGCGACGCGCGCCGGGTGGTGGCGGTGCTCGACGCGTACCAGGGCCACTCCCTGGAGTGGGCGGCCCACCTGGAACGCCTCCCGGCGCCCCGCACGGCGCCCGAACCGCCGTCGTAG
- a CDS encoding GNAT family N-acetyltransferase has product MSELRIERVDGESGVEDWRRVHNEIIPTHVLTQDDVRERSGRNLLEVARLGDTVVGCTTVRPPSGEAPDTATVIARVLPAYRGRGHGGKLYERGLRQARELGATRIETVVLASNEPGLRFALRHGFVEVERYLLEGDTIPWIDLRLA; this is encoded by the coding sequence ATGAGTGAACTTCGTATCGAGCGGGTTGACGGCGAGAGCGGCGTCGAGGACTGGCGTCGCGTCCACAACGAGATCATCCCCACGCATGTGCTGACCCAGGACGACGTCCGCGAGCGGTCCGGGCGCAACCTCCTGGAGGTCGCCCGCCTCGGGGACACCGTCGTGGGGTGCACGACCGTGCGCCCGCCGTCCGGGGAGGCGCCGGACACGGCCACGGTGATCGCGCGGGTCCTCCCCGCGTACCGGGGCAGGGGCCACGGCGGGAAGCTGTACGAGCGGGGGCTGCGGCAGGCCCGCGAGCTGGGCGCGACGCGGATCGAGACGGTGGTGCTGGCCTCCAACGAGCCGGGGCTGCGCTTCGCGCTGCGGCACGGCTTCGTGGAGGTGGAGCGGTACCTGCTGGAGGGCGACACGATCCCGTGGATCGACCTGCGCCTGGCGTGA
- a CDS encoding SLATT domain-containing protein, producing the protein MSQPEMQPGGPARGEDLTGRPFPLGDWGEPAERLHELYRWVEGNALRTADWYLADRVWKRRGARALRTGTALGGVLGAALPLLDLTDALDGAAGWGYLSLLLAAACLACDRYFGVTSGWMRDVATAQAVQRRLQALQFDWASESVREVLGPAEGTSAEAAERCLGVLRRFSEDVTELVRAETADWMVEFRAGPAPLATQSLGGAPVRQDSAGGPSGNRLLSPPTRPNMPRQRPPEPR; encoded by the coding sequence GTGAGCCAGCCGGAGATGCAGCCCGGGGGGCCAGCCCGGGGGGAGGACCTGACGGGACGGCCGTTCCCGCTCGGCGACTGGGGCGAGCCGGCCGAGCGGCTGCACGAGCTGTACCGGTGGGTCGAGGGGAACGCGCTGCGCACCGCCGACTGGTACCTCGCCGACCGGGTGTGGAAGCGGCGCGGCGCCCGCGCGCTGCGGACCGGTACGGCGCTGGGCGGCGTCCTGGGCGCCGCGCTGCCGCTGCTGGACCTGACGGACGCGCTGGACGGGGCGGCGGGATGGGGATACCTGTCCCTGCTGCTCGCGGCGGCGTGCCTGGCGTGCGACCGGTACTTCGGCGTGACGTCCGGGTGGATGCGGGACGTGGCGACGGCGCAGGCGGTGCAGCGGCGGTTGCAGGCGCTCCAGTTCGACTGGGCGTCGGAGAGCGTGCGGGAGGTGCTGGGGCCCGCCGAGGGCACGTCGGCGGAGGCGGCGGAGCGGTGCCTTGGGGTGCTGCGGCGGTTCTCCGAGGACGTGACGGAGCTGGTGCGGGCGGAGACGGCCGACTGGATGGTGGAGTTCCGGGCGGGGCCCGCGCCGCTGGCGACGCAGTCGCTGGGCGGGGCGCCGGTGCGGCAGGACTCGGCGGGCGGGCCGTCGGGCAACCGGCTGCTGTCCCCGCCCACCCGCCCGAACATGCCCCGCCAGCGGCCCCCGGAGCCCCGCTAG
- a CDS encoding TetR/AcrR family transcriptional regulator: protein MQTAGTRDRIVVTAARLIQRQGYVGTGIKQIAKEAEATLGSVYHFFPGGKEAVAVAAIGHSGAEFGAFLRESLDGTEDPAEAVERCADRLARELRASGWTDGCPVTAAALETLGSDTGVQRACAEALRDWERLVFEKLTGAGFPAEDARDLATTVIGTLEGAEVTAQVRRSEEPLRVAGRHLARLLRSYARTDSTPPDRPGAG, encoded by the coding sequence ATGCAGACAGCCGGGACCCGCGACCGGATCGTCGTCACCGCCGCGCGCCTCATCCAGCGCCAGGGGTACGTCGGGACGGGCATCAAGCAGATCGCCAAGGAGGCGGAGGCCACGCTCGGCTCCGTCTACCACTTCTTCCCCGGCGGCAAGGAGGCCGTGGCGGTCGCCGCGATCGGGCACAGCGGCGCGGAGTTCGGGGCGTTCCTGCGGGAGTCGCTGGACGGCACGGAGGACCCGGCCGAGGCCGTGGAACGCTGCGCCGACCGCCTCGCCCGCGAACTGCGGGCCTCGGGATGGACCGACGGCTGCCCCGTCACGGCCGCCGCCCTGGAGACCCTCGGCTCCGACACGGGCGTCCAGCGGGCCTGCGCGGAAGCCCTGCGCGACTGGGAGCGCCTGGTCTTCGAGAAGCTGACGGGCGCCGGGTTCCCCGCCGAGGACGCCCGCGACCTGGCCACGACCGTCATCGGCACCCTGGAGGGCGCCGAGGTCACCGCCCAGGTCCGCCGCTCCGAGGAGCCCCTGCGCGTCGCGGGCCGCCACCTGGCCCGGCTGCTCCGCTCGTACGCGCGAACGGACTCAACACCTCCCGACCGACCCGGAGCGGGGTAA
- a CDS encoding NAD(P)-dependent oxidoreductase: MTSTAAPATTTAPAPVTVIGLGPMGSAMAGAFLDRGHAVTVWNRTASRADALVERGARLAGTVEEALSAAGLIVLSLTDYDAMYAVLGGADPAALRGRVLVNLTSDTPDRAREAAAWAAERGAVQLTGGVLTPPSGIGDPASTTLYSGPREAFDAHRATLEALTAADHRGEEPGLAALLYQLNMVMFWTALSGYWQALALAGAHGLTASDLRPLALEALDLRKFVEFYTPRLDAGDHRGDVDRIAMGLASAEHVVHTVAAAGIDTALPEAVAALFRRAVEAGHGADSATRLVEVLGKPAA; encoded by the coding sequence ATGACCAGCACCGCCGCACCCGCGACCACGACCGCGCCCGCTCCCGTCACCGTCATCGGACTCGGCCCCATGGGCAGTGCGATGGCCGGGGCCTTCCTCGACCGCGGCCACGCGGTCACCGTCTGGAACCGCACCGCCTCCCGTGCCGACGCCCTCGTCGAGCGCGGCGCCCGTCTCGCGGGCACGGTGGAGGAGGCCCTGTCCGCCGCCGGGCTGATCGTCCTGAGCCTCACCGACTACGACGCGATGTACGCCGTGCTGGGCGGCGCCGACCCGGCGGCCCTGCGGGGCCGTGTCCTGGTGAACCTCACCTCCGACACGCCCGACCGGGCCCGCGAGGCGGCGGCCTGGGCGGCGGAGCGGGGCGCCGTGCAGCTCACCGGCGGGGTGCTCACCCCGCCGTCGGGCATCGGGGACCCGGCCTCCACCACCCTCTACAGCGGTCCGCGCGAGGCCTTCGACGCGCACCGCGCCACGCTGGAGGCGCTGACGGCCGCCGACCACCGGGGTGAGGAGCCCGGCCTCGCCGCGCTGCTGTACCAGCTCAACATGGTGATGTTCTGGACCGCCCTGTCCGGCTACTGGCAGGCCCTGGCGCTGGCGGGCGCCCACGGCCTGACCGCCTCCGACCTGCGGCCGCTCGCCCTGGAGGCGCTGGACCTGCGGAAGTTCGTGGAGTTCTACACGCCCCGCCTCGACGCGGGCGACCACCGGGGGGACGTCGACCGGATCGCCATGGGCCTGGCGAGCGCCGAGCACGTCGTGCACACCGTCGCGGCCGCCGGGATCGACACGGCGCTCCCGGAGGCCGTCGCCGCACTGTTCCGGCGCGCTGTGGAGGCGGGTCACGGCGCCGACAGCGCGACCCGTCTGGTGGAGGTCCTGGGGAAGCCCGCGGCCTGA